A genome region from Alistipes dispar includes the following:
- a CDS encoding DUF418 domain-containing protein has protein sequence MPVRPRLRVQRKTSGQSKNDCPEVSFLPFCDGIRGRGHFAAGPDRECPGVFFSVAACLACTTVQIALSHRWLRRFRFGPVERLWRTGTRMSWRPSAR, from the coding sequence GTGCCGGTTCGACCCCGGCTCCGGGTACAGAGGAAAACTTCCGGACAGTCGAAAAACGACTGTCCGGAAGTTTCGTTTCTGCCGTTCTGCGACGGAATCCGCGGCCGGGGACATTTTGCGGCCGGTCCGGACCGGGAGTGTCCGGGCGTCTTTTTCAGCGTTGCGGCCTGTCTGGCCTGTACGACGGTGCAGATCGCGCTGAGCCACCGCTGGCTGCGACGGTTCCGTTTCGGTCCTGTGGAACGGCTGTGGCGGACGGGGACACGCATGTCGTGGCGGCCGTCGGCTCGGTGA
- a CDS encoding M6 family metalloprotease domain-containing protein, whose product MQRHILPFVLVLSALTLGRAPVRGVPAYPRPVRITQSDGSQLLVRIVGDERYHYFLSEEGYTLTGGADGDLYYASRNAEGRLVPTQVKARPVGALSAGERALVAKLGPGLKPTYVRTMERPARLQSPATPDEAAAAEGKPSAPRRISSATTVGKLRSLILLVEFPDRTFVSGSAQQDFHDLLMQDNYSVNGATGSAWNYYHDNSNGRFDPEFVVAGPYRASREAAYYAGSDGTDNTPELIVETCRLADDEIDFSQFADDGVIRDVFVFYAGHNQAETADPQTIWPHRWDVQGDPRYRDVLLDGVQLAGYACSSELNADRVMAGIGTFCHEFGHVLGWPDFYDTDYAGSGGNAPALESYSLMCSGSYNNDGRTPPALNILERWMVGWAEPEEIADGGDLELGPVTNDEGYLVRTPTDNDYFLLESRDPAGNKWDRHIPDVGEGGMLVYHVDYTPAYASRWHTGNSLNCNPGHECMKLVRSVPSSYGTQSAGRTFFPGTDDVRSLSPGSNRHYVSWKNEAPGAAFGEIERSGGHIRMKARKTAALEITAEARQYDALLTWDGAPESEWKVSWGRSGRTEGERTVRGNALHIGGLLPAMTYSATVTLLSDESSSSRTLSFTTSPISTQNGVHIAVPADGFSHDQPVALSVLDYPRRMESVAWYIDGERTEETYVTLPAGEHRLTAVVTEAESGSEQYLIKYITVK is encoded by the coding sequence ATGCAACGCCACATTCTCCCATTCGTACTGGTGCTTTCGGCGCTGACGCTCGGCCGCGCACCGGTCCGGGGCGTACCGGCCTACCCCCGCCCGGTGCGCATCACCCAAAGCGACGGCTCGCAACTGCTCGTCCGCATCGTCGGCGACGAGCGTTACCACTATTTCCTCTCCGAAGAGGGATACACGCTCACGGGCGGCGCGGACGGCGATCTTTACTACGCCTCGCGCAACGCCGAGGGGCGGCTCGTTCCCACGCAGGTAAAGGCCCGACCGGTCGGTGCGCTTTCGGCCGGAGAACGCGCCCTCGTCGCCAAACTGGGTCCCGGGCTCAAACCGACCTACGTGCGCACGATGGAACGCCCCGCCCGCCTGCAATCCCCTGCCACCCCGGACGAAGCGGCCGCCGCCGAGGGCAAACCCTCCGCACCGCGCCGAATCTCCTCCGCGACGACCGTCGGAAAGCTCCGGTCGCTGATCCTGCTCGTGGAGTTTCCCGACCGAACGTTCGTATCGGGCAGCGCGCAGCAGGACTTCCACGACCTGCTCATGCAGGACAATTACAGCGTAAACGGCGCCACGGGCAGCGCATGGAACTACTACCACGACAACTCCAACGGACGCTTCGACCCGGAATTCGTCGTCGCGGGCCCCTACCGCGCCTCCCGCGAGGCGGCCTACTACGCCGGATCGGACGGGACGGACAACACCCCGGAACTGATCGTCGAGACATGCCGTCTGGCCGACGACGAAATCGACTTCTCGCAGTTCGCCGACGACGGCGTGATCCGCGACGTCTTCGTGTTCTACGCGGGACACAACCAGGCCGAGACGGCCGACCCGCAGACGATCTGGCCACACCGGTGGGACGTGCAGGGCGACCCGCGCTACCGGGATGTCCTGCTGGACGGAGTGCAGCTCGCAGGCTACGCCTGCTCGTCGGAACTGAACGCCGACCGCGTGATGGCCGGCATCGGGACCTTCTGCCACGAATTCGGCCACGTGCTCGGCTGGCCCGACTTCTACGACACGGACTATGCGGGCTCGGGCGGCAACGCCCCGGCGCTCGAATCGTATTCGCTCATGTGCAGCGGCAGCTACAACAACGACGGACGCACGCCCCCGGCACTCAACATCCTGGAGCGCTGGATGGTCGGATGGGCCGAACCGGAAGAGATCGCCGACGGGGGCGATCTGGAGCTGGGGCCCGTCACCAACGACGAAGGATATCTCGTGCGCACGCCGACCGACAACGACTATTTCCTGCTCGAAAGCCGCGATCCGGCGGGCAACAAGTGGGACCGGCACATCCCCGACGTCGGAGAGGGCGGGATGCTCGTTTACCACGTGGACTACACACCGGCATACGCCTCCAGGTGGCACACGGGCAACTCACTGAACTGCAACCCGGGCCACGAGTGCATGAAACTCGTGCGGTCGGTTCCGTCCTCCTACGGAACGCAGAGCGCCGGACGGACCTTTTTCCCGGGAACGGACGACGTCCGGAGCCTCTCTCCGGGCAGCAACAGACACTACGTCTCCTGGAAGAACGAAGCGCCCGGCGCGGCGTTCGGCGAGATCGAACGCTCCGGCGGACATATCCGGATGAAGGCCAGGAAGACCGCCGCACTCGAAATCACGGCCGAAGCCCGGCAGTACGACGCCCTGCTGACGTGGGACGGCGCTCCCGAAAGCGAATGGAAGGTAAGCTGGGGCCGGTCGGGAAGGACGGAAGGCGAACGGACCGTGCGCGGAAACGCCCTCCACATCGGCGGCCTGCTGCCCGCCATGACCTATTCGGCGACCGTCACGCTCCTCTCGGACGAGAGTTCCAGCAGTCGGACGCTGTCGTTCACGACATCGCCCATCTCCACGCAGAACGGCGTGCATATCGCCGTGCCGGCCGACGGATTCTCGCACGACCAGCCCGTCGCGCTGAGCGTCCTCGACTACCCCCGCCGGATGGAAAGCGTCGCATGGTACATCGACGGAGAGCGGACCGAGGAGACCTACGTCACGCTCCCGGCCGGGGAACACCGTCTGACGGCCGTCGTCACCGAAGCCGAAAGCGGCTCGGAGCAGTATCTCATCAAATACATCACCGTAAAATGA
- a CDS encoding DUF4876 domain-containing protein: MKKLIYMLAAAALVSAGAVSCSDEKTDDPVEPVTVSSSMRLNGGNVLVNVPEADFDVSIPDEASSWVGVNEAETEGRTLVLEVAKNETGAERQTTVTVTRKGRSDLLATVTIKQSNVAAKNGEFVIEEIYFTGTALPETGSPDKYQGDQYIKIRNNTDEDLYADGMLLILQSSVLSNMEGEIPAAVDFREEYCAGQAFYAIPGSGRDVPVKAGESLIIVNNAQNHLESNPDSWDATTADFEWYDESSNDNFLDTDNPAVPNLDKWYAQTLTVHSLHNRGAYGIAIAMPPAGTTGEQFLQDHPIGDGYYYSPNGSDYEMPIKGYFVPNEWVLDAVNTGGRNTFGMAPWGTSLDAGYTWCGTEDSDPDRFNKSVIRKTGADGKLVDTNNSSNDFTPNTTPSLLAK, from the coding sequence ATGAAAAAACTGATCTACATGCTGGCGGCGGCCGCCCTCGTCTCGGCCGGCGCCGTATCCTGCTCGGATGAGAAAACCGACGATCCCGTGGAACCCGTAACGGTATCGTCCTCGATGCGTCTGAACGGCGGCAACGTACTGGTGAACGTTCCGGAGGCGGATTTCGACGTCTCGATCCCGGACGAGGCGAGCTCGTGGGTGGGCGTAAACGAAGCCGAAACGGAAGGCAGGACGCTGGTGCTCGAAGTGGCCAAAAACGAAACGGGCGCCGAACGGCAGACGACCGTGACCGTGACGCGCAAGGGCCGGAGCGACCTGCTGGCCACGGTGACGATCAAACAGAGCAACGTGGCCGCAAAGAACGGCGAGTTCGTCATCGAGGAGATCTACTTCACGGGCACGGCGCTGCCCGAGACCGGAAGCCCCGACAAATATCAGGGCGACCAATACATCAAAATCCGCAACAACACGGACGAGGACCTCTATGCCGACGGCATGCTGCTGATCCTGCAAAGCTCGGTGCTCTCCAACATGGAGGGCGAGATCCCCGCAGCGGTCGATTTCCGCGAAGAGTATTGCGCCGGACAGGCCTTCTACGCCATTCCGGGCAGCGGCCGCGACGTACCGGTCAAGGCCGGCGAATCACTGATTATCGTCAATAACGCCCAGAACCACCTCGAGAGCAACCCCGACTCGTGGGACGCCACGACCGCCGACTTCGAGTGGTACGACGAATCGTCGAACGACAACTTCCTGGACACCGACAACCCGGCCGTTCCCAACCTCGACAAATGGTATGCCCAGACACTGACCGTGCACAGCCTGCACAACCGGGGCGCCTACGGCATCGCGATCGCCATGCCTCCCGCAGGCACGACCGGCGAACAGTTCCTGCAGGACCACCCGATCGGCGACGGATACTACTACTCGCCGAACGGCTCCGACTACGAAATGCCCATCAAGGGCTACTTCGTTCCCAACGAGTGGGTGCTCGACGCCGTGAACACGGGCGGACGCAACACTTTCGGCATGGCTCCCTGGGGCACATCGCTCGATGCGGGCTACACCTGGTGCGGCACGGAGGATTCGGACCCCGACCGGTTCAACAAGTCGGTGATCCGCAAGACCGGCGCCGACGGCAAACTCGTCGATACGAACAACTCGTCGAACGACTTCACGCCGAACACGACACCTTCGCTGCTGGCGAAATAG
- a CDS encoding DUF6850 family outer membrane beta-barrel protein has translation MRPDAMKAALLTILFLLPLPAAARTDSTAFRRDTAGISERASLAEAEAEHATARFYEASPAAALRRPNRSLSQLAVRMNLRREEEARLQPLGDGALDGGFYAESFRRLDDRSVVWADARYVRGNRRNVRWNSTADYLLLYPYIVADSVGGDLTTEEYAFGGGYARRIGRFDIALRGDYRAAQEYRQVDPRPHNVVSDFTVRLGAGMELGRSVLILDLRGRLYKQNSRISFFNETNTVRELFMAGLGSILQRYSGKSGSTLTAYTGRGYAVAAQLMPHRPEGWYARAEYSRFTTDRNYRPNNSIPVSTLRTQRGEAHVAYRAGRWSLGAYAARSQRLGIEMVADRTGQGTPVDRQAMYENRIWQAGAEATVEWRRGNRRYALRPGVEWQQSAAEYLWPAREMTLSRLGGSLRGHAEWLFARWRFKASLGIGCYGAPSGTLSLPGLADYLAEYLTGTAERLNSRTLAPEAGFRAERRLRGRTACFAEAGWSPRLYEGGLAEHNLTAACGFLF, from the coding sequence ATGAGACCCGACGCCATGAAAGCCGCACTGCTGACAATCCTGTTTCTGCTGCCCCTCCCGGCGGCCGCCCGGACCGACTCGACGGCGTTCCGGCGCGACACGGCGGGAATCTCCGAACGCGCATCGCTCGCCGAGGCGGAGGCGGAGCACGCCACGGCCCGGTTCTACGAAGCGTCGCCCGCCGCCGCGCTCCGACGCCCGAACCGGTCGCTCTCGCAACTGGCCGTGCGCATGAATCTGCGCCGGGAGGAAGAGGCGCGGCTGCAACCGCTCGGCGACGGAGCGCTCGACGGCGGATTCTACGCCGAAAGTTTCCGCCGCCTCGACGACCGGAGCGTCGTCTGGGCCGACGCCCGGTACGTGCGCGGCAACCGCCGCAACGTCCGCTGGAACTCCACGGCCGACTACCTGCTGCTCTATCCCTATATCGTGGCGGATTCCGTGGGCGGCGACCTCACGACCGAGGAGTACGCCTTCGGCGGCGGCTACGCCCGGCGGATCGGCCGCTTCGACATCGCCCTGCGGGGCGACTACCGCGCCGCGCAGGAGTACCGGCAGGTCGATCCCCGGCCTCACAACGTCGTCTCGGACTTCACGGTCCGGCTCGGCGCCGGCATGGAGCTCGGACGCAGCGTGCTGATCCTCGACCTCAGGGGACGGCTCTACAAACAGAACTCGAGAATCTCCTTCTTCAACGAAACCAACACCGTGCGCGAGCTCTTCATGGCCGGACTGGGCAGCATCCTGCAACGCTACTCGGGGAAATCGGGCAGCACGCTCACCGCCTATACCGGCCGCGGATACGCCGTGGCGGCGCAGCTCATGCCGCACCGTCCCGAAGGGTGGTACGCCCGCGCCGAATACAGCCGGTTCACCACGGACCGGAACTACCGACCGAACAACTCCATCCCCGTCAGCACCCTCCGCACGCAGCGGGGCGAAGCGCACGTCGCCTACCGCGCCGGACGCTGGAGCCTCGGGGCGTATGCGGCCCGCTCGCAACGGCTGGGGATCGAAATGGTCGCCGACCGCACCGGACAGGGGACGCCCGTGGACCGGCAGGCGATGTACGAGAACCGCATCTGGCAGGCCGGGGCCGAAGCGACCGTCGAATGGCGGCGCGGCAACCGCCGCTATGCGCTCCGCCCCGGCGTCGAATGGCAGCAGTCTGCGGCCGAATACCTCTGGCCGGCGCGCGAAATGACGCTCTCGCGGCTCGGAGGTTCGCTCCGGGGCCATGCGGAATGGCTCTTCGCCCGCTGGAGGTTCAAAGCCTCGCTCGGCATAGGCTGCTACGGAGCCCCTTCCGGAACGCTCTCGCTCCCCGGGCTGGCGGACTACCTGGCCGAATACCTGACCGGCACGGCCGAACGGCTGAACAGCCGGACACTGGCCCCCGAGGCGGGCTTCCGCGCCGAACGCCGCCTGCGGGGACGCACCGCCTGCTTCGCGGAGGCCGGCTGGAGCCCCCGCCTCTACGAAGGAGGCTTGGCGGAACACAACCTCACGGCGGCCTGCGGATTCCTGTTCTGA
- a CDS encoding TonB-dependent receptor, with the protein MWCKTKYLLILPGLFLSLAAGAQRRPANDAGITFEVTDSLKNPLQYATVALKAVPDAGKPPYAATTDAAGKCGFALPAGSYEVTVSYIGYATQRTTLTVPSGSAIYRVVRLRAVSTEIRDVVITATEVRGPVSAVHIGREAMQHLQPSSFEDLLELLPGGRASDPAFSASNHIRLREAASSDADYATSSLGVSFVMDGRPLSNDAAMQYGGSLSSGMTSDNGVPVSLNAGIDMRTLPTDEIASVEIVQGIPSVEYGDLTSGLVKIKRKEGGRNLEARFKADLKSQLLYVGKGFEWGGKADLLTMNVGANYLDARADPRNTRQNYRRMTGSWRMKKRWETASDYRYTLGGSIDYTGSFDRIKSDKDIDEGVSGRPLERYKASYNSLSAALNFSAAAKEQSAFFRSFDLSASVDADFDITDRWKYMIASANVPIRTALEEGVCDAEILPSRYEATLRVESKPFYAFAKAMALFAANTRSTRSTLRAGAEWSMAKNYGGGLLYDITRPITELMSTRPRRYDALPALHRLSAFVEDNTVIRAGKWRIEAMAGLRATAMANLGSRYALQGKIYLDPRLNLSVSLPAFEVAGDPMRLTLSGGTGWHTKTPTLDQLFPDPVYFDYTQLNYFPEDPELRRINLIVYKYDPTNYGLLAARNFKWEVRGRAEWAGFGLSLGYFREDMTSGFRTSSRPLAFTFRDYDETAIDASALTGPPSLEGLPYEEKKRLALAGCTTNGSRTLKQGVEFTFSTPRIRPLATKLIVSGAYFRTDYENSEPQYISTSVVVTGGEPYPYIGLYDKEDSFYNELCNTNFLFDTQIPRLGMIFSTSFQCQWFTGRKRQWTDPRPASYLDTDLREHPFTDESAADGILQHMIKDDVSDIAYLYDLTPFSMYVNLKLSKRLYRDRLTVAVFVNRLFDYSPSYINVSGGRTRRYSDPYFGMEVNFKL; encoded by the coding sequence ATGTGGTGCAAGACGAAATATCTACTGATCCTTCCGGGCCTCTTCCTTTCCCTCGCCGCCGGAGCGCAGCGGCGCCCGGCCAATGACGCGGGAATCACGTTCGAGGTAACCGATTCGCTGAAAAATCCGCTCCAGTACGCCACCGTGGCGCTGAAGGCCGTTCCCGATGCGGGAAAGCCGCCTTACGCCGCCACGACCGACGCGGCCGGCAAATGCGGTTTCGCGCTCCCCGCCGGAAGCTACGAGGTCACGGTCTCCTACATCGGATACGCCACGCAGCGCACGACGCTCACCGTCCCGTCCGGAAGCGCGATCTACCGGGTCGTAAGGCTTCGGGCCGTATCGACGGAAATCCGCGACGTGGTCATCACGGCCACCGAAGTCCGGGGACCCGTCTCGGCCGTGCACATCGGCCGCGAGGCGATGCAACACCTCCAGCCGTCGAGCTTCGAGGACCTGCTCGAACTGCTCCCCGGCGGAAGGGCGTCGGATCCGGCCTTCTCGGCATCGAACCACATTCGCCTGCGCGAAGCGGCCTCCTCCGACGCCGACTACGCCACCTCGTCGCTGGGCGTCTCGTTCGTCATGGACGGGCGGCCGCTCTCGAACGACGCGGCGATGCAGTACGGAGGCTCCCTGTCGAGCGGCATGACGAGCGACAACGGCGTTCCCGTATCGCTCAACGCCGGAATCGACATGCGCACGCTCCCCACGGACGAAATCGCCTCGGTGGAGATCGTGCAAGGCATCCCCTCGGTCGAATACGGCGACCTGACGAGCGGACTGGTGAAGATCAAGCGCAAGGAGGGCGGCCGCAACCTCGAGGCCCGCTTCAAGGCCGACCTGAAGAGCCAGCTCCTCTACGTCGGCAAGGGATTCGAGTGGGGCGGGAAGGCCGACCTGCTGACGATGAACGTCGGCGCGAACTACCTCGACGCCCGCGCCGACCCGCGCAACACGCGGCAGAACTACCGCCGCATGACCGGTTCGTGGCGCATGAAAAAACGCTGGGAAACCGCTTCGGACTACCGCTACACGCTGGGCGGCTCGATCGACTACACCGGATCGTTCGACCGCATCAAGAGCGACAAGGACATCGACGAAGGGGTGTCGGGGCGCCCGCTGGAACGTTACAAGGCGAGCTACAACAGCCTTTCGGCCGCATTGAACTTCTCGGCGGCGGCCAAGGAGCAATCCGCCTTTTTCCGCAGTTTCGACCTCTCGGCCTCCGTCGATGCGGACTTCGACATCACCGACCGCTGGAAATACATGATCGCCAGCGCCAACGTACCGATCCGCACGGCGCTGGAGGAGGGGGTCTGCGACGCCGAGATCCTGCCTTCGCGCTACGAGGCCACCCTGCGCGTGGAGAGCAAGCCGTTCTACGCCTTCGCCAAGGCGATGGCGCTCTTCGCGGCGAACACCCGCTCGACGCGCAGCACGCTGCGCGCGGGCGCCGAGTGGTCGATGGCTAAGAACTACGGCGGCGGACTGCTCTACGACATAACGCGCCCCATCACCGAACTGATGTCCACCCGCCCGAGACGCTACGACGCGCTCCCGGCCCTGCACCGGCTCTCGGCCTTCGTGGAGGACAACACCGTGATCCGGGCCGGGAAATGGCGGATCGAGGCCATGGCGGGTCTGCGCGCGACGGCCATGGCCAACCTCGGAAGCCGCTATGCGCTTCAGGGCAAAATCTATCTGGATCCGCGCCTGAACCTCTCCGTCTCGCTGCCGGCATTCGAAGTGGCGGGCGATCCGATGCGTCTCACCCTCTCGGGAGGCACGGGCTGGCACACCAAAACCCCGACGCTCGACCAGCTCTTTCCCGACCCGGTCTATTTCGACTACACGCAACTGAACTATTTCCCCGAGGACCCGGAACTGCGGCGCATCAACCTGATCGTTTACAAATACGATCCGACAAACTACGGTCTGCTGGCCGCCCGCAACTTCAAATGGGAGGTCCGCGGCCGGGCGGAATGGGCCGGATTCGGGCTGTCGCTGGGCTACTTCCGGGAGGACATGACCTCGGGATTCCGCACCTCGTCACGCCCCCTCGCCTTCACGTTCCGCGACTACGACGAGACGGCCATCGACGCCTCGGCGCTCACGGGGCCGCCGTCGCTCGAAGGACTTCCCTACGAGGAGAAAAAGCGGCTGGCGCTGGCCGGCTGCACGACCAACGGCAGCCGGACGCTCAAGCAGGGCGTCGAGTTCACCTTCTCGACCCCGCGCATCCGTCCGCTGGCCACGAAACTCATCGTCTCGGGCGCCTACTTCCGGACCGACTACGAGAACAGCGAGCCGCAGTACATCTCCACCTCGGTCGTGGTGACGGGCGGCGAACCCTACCCCTACATCGGCCTTTACGACAAGGAGGACAGCTTCTACAACGAGCTGTGCAACACCAATTTCCTGTTCGACACGCAGATTCCGCGGCTGGGGATGATCTTCTCCACCTCGTTCCAATGCCAATGGTTCACCGGACGGAAACGGCAGTGGACCGATCCGCGCCCGGCGAGTTACCTGGACACCGACCTCAGGGAACACCCCTTCACCGACGAATCGGCCGCCGACGGCATCCTGCAACACATGATAAAGGACGACGTCAGCGACATCGCGTACCTCTACGACCTCACGCCGTTCAGCATGTACGTGAACCTCAAACTATCCAAACGCCTCTACCGAGACAGGCTCACCGTGGCGGTATTCGTGAACCGGCTGTTCGACTACAGCCCCTCGTACATCAACGTATCGGGCGGGCGGACGCGCCGCTACTCCGATCCCTATTTCGGCATGGAGGTCAATTTCAAACTCTGA
- a CDS encoding SUMF1/EgtB/PvdO family nonheme iron enzyme: protein MKKFRNIRRIFAMGIFAAAALAACSDDPDTPDPVTLGFAPLSGVENVVFSQNKLTVTASGATVSIGLTDEEGGAISNLNLAAKVSGTGETAWCKASVEAGKLRLAIDPYTDKETERTADVEVFSDATYVTPVSLTVVQKAQPKLTASSITAFSFEEQSGPATIDQEALTIAVTVTRGTDVTRLVPTIEVSEGATVSPASGAEQDFSQPVKYTVTAEDGKSRSEYTVTVSVAKSSEARLLSFRVTTEPVVEGIIDEENHTVLLKVPYSDQWPWYYTYQEYEISEGASAGEIQFVDSWDSSFKDPATITITAEDGVTQVTYTIMAEMLPNPNAEITRMLFLDPETSAPTPGVYSALLDAEAKTITIYVRPDLDRSSLTPTINCSANAELTPASGTAQNFSSPVKYTVTSEDGQTTVEYTATAVELTDVQVETVDVEAGSFILGDHPKSPKENKHEVTLTKDFAIGKYEMTQDVFSKVMGFNESTVMGDDLPVTGVTWYDAAEFCNRLSEIKGLEPAYRFEQVTYKQGSGRISSAVVVYDHSSAAGYRLPTDAEWEFAARGGNRSENYVYAGGDDANEVSWNRNNAKDEQPHPVGTKQPNELGIHDMSGNVYEWVYDWKWPYGKEPTGPETDPTGAPGPEGLPSWEDYRYQRGGDFKCSDSSIYYIYSRINTPDSKGDGIGFRIALTKK, encoded by the coding sequence ATGAAAAAATTCCGCAATATCCGGCGAATCTTCGCCATGGGGATTTTCGCCGCGGCGGCCCTCGCCGCATGCAGCGACGACCCCGACACCCCCGACCCCGTGACGTTGGGATTCGCACCGCTTTCCGGTGTCGAAAACGTCGTCTTCTCTCAGAACAAGCTCACCGTCACCGCCTCCGGCGCGACGGTCTCGATCGGCCTCACGGACGAGGAGGGCGGTGCGATCAGCAACCTCAATCTGGCGGCGAAGGTCTCCGGGACGGGCGAAACCGCCTGGTGCAAGGCCTCGGTGGAGGCCGGCAAGCTCCGCCTTGCGATCGACCCCTACACCGACAAGGAGACCGAACGCACGGCCGACGTCGAGGTGTTCTCCGACGCCACCTACGTCACGCCCGTCTCGCTGACGGTCGTACAGAAGGCGCAGCCCAAGCTGACCGCCTCCTCCATCACGGCCTTCTCGTTCGAGGAGCAGAGCGGCCCGGCGACGATCGACCAGGAGGCCCTGACGATCGCCGTCACGGTCACCCGCGGCACGGACGTCACCAGGCTCGTTCCGACCATCGAGGTATCGGAAGGCGCGACCGTCTCTCCCGCCAGCGGCGCCGAGCAGGACTTCTCCCAGCCGGTCAAGTACACCGTGACGGCCGAGGACGGAAAGTCGCGGAGCGAATACACGGTCACCGTTTCGGTCGCCAAGAGTTCCGAAGCCAGGCTGCTGTCGTTCAGGGTGACGACCGAACCGGTGGTCGAAGGCATCATCGACGAGGAGAATCACACCGTGCTGCTCAAAGTCCCCTACTCCGACCAATGGCCCTGGTATTACACCTATCAGGAATACGAAATCTCCGAAGGGGCCTCCGCCGGAGAGATTCAGTTCGTGGATTCGTGGGACAGCTCCTTCAAGGACCCGGCGACCATCACCATCACGGCCGAAGACGGCGTAACGCAGGTGACCTATACGATCATGGCCGAAATGCTGCCCAACCCGAATGCCGAGATCACCCGGATGCTCTTCCTCGACCCGGAGACCTCCGCACCGACCCCGGGCGTTTACAGCGCCCTGCTCGACGCCGAAGCCAAGACGATCACCATTTACGTCAGACCGGACCTCGACCGCTCGTCGCTCACACCGACGATCAATTGTTCGGCCAACGCCGAACTCACGCCCGCCTCGGGTACGGCCCAGAACTTCTCCTCGCCGGTCAAATACACCGTCACCTCCGAGGACGGCCAGACCACGGTCGAATACACCGCCACGGCAGTCGAACTGACCGACGTACAGGTGGAGACGGTCGATGTCGAGGCCGGCAGCTTCATCCTCGGCGATCACCCGAAATCCCCCAAAGAGAACAAGCACGAAGTGACGCTGACGAAAGATTTCGCCATCGGCAAATACGAAATGACGCAGGACGTTTTCTCCAAAGTGATGGGATTCAACGAATCGACGGTCATGGGTGACGACCTTCCGGTGACCGGCGTCACGTGGTACGACGCTGCGGAGTTCTGCAACCGGCTGAGCGAAATCAAGGGGCTCGAACCGGCCTACCGGTTCGAACAGGTCACCTACAAGCAGGGAAGCGGACGCATCTCCTCGGCCGTCGTAGTTTACGACCACTCCTCGGCCGCGGGCTACCGTCTGCCGACCGACGCCGAATGGGAGTTCGCGGCACGCGGCGGCAACAGGTCGGAAAACTACGTGTATGCCGGCGGCGACGACGCCAACGAAGTCTCCTGGAACCGGAACAACGCGAAGGACGAGCAGCCGCACCCCGTGGGGACCAAGCAACCCAACGAGCTGGGCATCCACGACATGAGCGGCAACGTCTATGAATGGGTGTACGACTGGAAATGGCCGTACGGAAAGGAACCGACCGGACCGGAAACGGACCCCACGGGAGCTCCGGGTCCCGAAGGGCTTCCTTCGTGGGAGGACTACCGCTACCAGCGGGGCGGCGACTTCAAATGCTCCGACTCGTCGATCTATTACATCTACAGCCGTATCAATACGCCGGATTCGAAAGGAGACGGCATCGGATTCCGCATCGCCCTCACCAAAAAATAA